DNA sequence from the Streptomyces sp. CA-210063 genome:
AGCGGGAAGTGGTCCGGGACGCGCTTTCGGTCATCGCGCGGGACCCGGCGGCCGGCCGTGAGATCCCGGGGTGGCGGCCGCCGTCCGTGGAGTACACGTACACGACACCGCTCGCCGCCGATTCGGCCGAGGCGATCACCGTCGTGTACACGCACACCGGGGGCATGGGCGTGACTGTCGTCTACTACTTTCGTGACCCGCAGGTGGTGGACTGAGCCCGCGGCACCCTCAGTCCCGCAGATCCACCCGCACCGTCAGCAGCTCCGCCCCCAGCACCCGTACCGCCGCGCTGTTCATGCGGGGCAGGGTCCGCAGGCGGGTGATCGGGTCGTCGTCCGGGAGGAGGTGGGCCGTGCCCTCGTGCCAGCGGCCACGGATGCGGACGCGGACCGATGGGTCGGCCTTGATGTTGCGGATGTAGTGGGACTTGTCGCCGTATTCGGAGACGAGCCAGAACGTGTTGCCGATGCGGCGGCCGCCGATGGGGGTGCGGCGGGGGAGGCCGGACGTGCGGCCGGTGGTCTCCAGGACGGTCTGGAGCGGGACGCGGCGGAGGACCGGGTTGGCGACGTGGCGCTGGAAGGCCGTGACGACGCGCTGCTTGAGGCCTGGACGGCCTGAACGGCCCGGACGGCCCGGATGGTCGGCGGGGTCCGCATTGCGGGACATCGGCGTGGTTCTCCTCGGGGTGTGGGAGGTACGGGGTACAGGATCGGGTACGGGTGAAGGCGGTGGGTGGCGGTGCGGGTCATGACGTGGAATCTGTGGTGGCGGTTCGGGCCGTGGCAGGAGCGGCAGAAGGCGATCCTCGCCGTGCTGCGTGAACTGCGGCCCGACGTGGTCGGGTTGCAGGAGGTGTGGGAGCACGACGGTGAGAACGGGGACCGGGAGAATCTGGCCGCGTGGCTCGCCGGGGAACTCGGGATGCACTGGGCCTGGGGCGCGTACGGCGATCCCGAGGCGTGGCAGCGGCGTATAGGCGACACGAGCGTCGGGATCGGGAACGCCGTGCTGAGCCGGTGGCCCGTCCTGGCGGAGGCCGCCATCGGGCTGCCGACGGGTGAGGGCGACAGCGGGCGCGGCGCGCTCCACGCCCTCCTCGACGCGCCGGGCGCGCCCGTCCCCTTCTTCACGGTCCACCTCAGCTCCGCGACCGACGCGTCCGCCGTGCGCTGCCGCCAGGTCACCACGCTGGTCGAGTTCGTCGCCCGCCACCGGGGCGGGGGCGGCTTCCCGCCCGTGATCACCGGGGACCTCAACGCCTGGCCCGACTCCGACGAGGTCCGGCTGCTCGGCGGCTACAAGACCGCGCCCGCCCTGCCCGGGCAGTGCTTCTTCGACGTCTGGGAGTACGCCGAAGCGGGCGCGCCGTCGGCCACCTGGGACAGGGCGAACCCGTACGTCGCCGGGACCTTCGGGCCGAGCGTGCGCGTCGACTACATCCACGTCGGACCGCCCGGGCCAGGCGGGATGGGGCACGCGCGCGGCGTACGGCGGGCGGGCGACGGCCCCGTCGACGGCGTATGGCCCTCCGACCACGCGGCCGTCATCGCCGACCTGGCGGACGGGACCACCCTCGACGCGGCGGCCGGAGCCGCCTGACCCCAGCCGCCCACCCACGTGCCCTACGGCTTCCTGCCCAGCCCCCCGTGCTGCCCGATCGGCTTCGGCTCGCCCTGGGTCGTGTCGTCCGGGTGCCACAGCGGTACCGACACGACGCCGGGGGCCACCATCTCCAGGCCCTCGAAGAACGCCGCGATCTGGTCGATGGGGCGGAGGAAGTACGGGACGGCGCCGGTCTCGTTGTAGGCGTCCTGGGCGCGCTCGTAGTCGGGGTCGGTGCCCCGGGAGCCCTCGTTGATGTTGAGGTAGCTGCCGGAGGGCAGGCCGGCCAGAAGGCGGCGGACGATGTCGCGGGCCTGGTCGTAGTCGCCGACGTGGCCCAGGATGCCGCTGAGGATCAGAGCCGTGGGCCGGGACAGGTCCAGGGTCTTGGCGGCGGCCTCCAGGATGCCCTCGGGGTCGTAGAGGCTGGCGTCGACGTACGCCGTGGCGCCCTCGGGGGAGGAGTAGAGCAGGGCGCGGGCGTGGGCGAGGACCATGGGGTCGTTGTCGACGTAGACGATCCTCGCTTCCGGCGCGCTGCGCTGGGCGACCTGGTGGGTGTTGTCGGCCGTGGGCAGCCCGGTGCCGACGTCCAGGAACTGCCGGACGCCCTCCACCTCCACCAGATGCCGGATGCTGCGCCGCAGGTAGGCGCGGCTGCTGCGGGCGATGGTCACGATGCCGGGGTAGGCGCCGGCGTACGCGTCGCCGGCCGCCTCGTCCACCGGGTAGTTGTCCTTGCCGCCCAGCCAGTAGTTCCAGATGCGGGCGGAGGCGGGCACCGAAGTGTCGACCTTCTCCTTCGCCGCCGTAGCCGCCGCCGCGTCGGGCGTGGTCGCGTGATCGGTCATGGGCGCCGTCTCCTCCACCGTGCAGGTGCGTCACCGGTACGGACGTACAGACGCACGAGTTGTGTCGAGCCAAATTTACGGCCCAACACAGGTGTTTCGTACGCGGGTTCCCCCTGACTTCCCGCTGGCTGCCATCGCCGCCCTATCGCCGCCCGAGGAAGATCGGGTTCGTGAAGGCCGCCAACGGGCCAGGGAAGCCCGGGACCACCGCCGGCCGGCGGACCTCCGCGCGTACGTACGCCGCGTACGAGGCCGTCGTACGCCACTGGGCCGAGCCGGTGCCGGACGCCGGGATCTCGGCGGAGGTGAACAGGACGCCCTGGTCGGTGACGAAGCGGATGGTGCAGCCGGCGGAACCCGTGGCCTCCAGACGGACGGTGACCGGGGTGTCGGGGTCCACCTTCAGCCGCTCGCCGATGCCCGCGTGTTCGCCGCGCGCCCCGGACGCCGTGAAGGTCACGGAGATGTCCTTGGACTCGGCGACGTACGAGCGGCCGGCCCGTAGGCCCTCCTGGATGGCCTCCCTGGTCAGATCGTCGGCGAGCACGACCGTCTGGGGGCGGCCCACGGGGTCGGGGTCGCGGTGGGCGTCGCTGTTGCCCATCGCCGGGATCCAGTCCTGGCGGCCCTCGCGCACGGCCGCCACGAGCATGCCGTCCCAGTCGGCGAGGGCGACCTCGTCCTCGGGCGAGTACGCGCCGTTCCAGACCTCCACCGCGTCCGCCTCGCCGAAGCCGAACTTCCAGTTGCAGCCGATGCAGGTGGCGTGCGGGTGGGCCGGGACGACCAGGCCGCCGGCGCGGCGGATCTGCCGGGCGTACTTGCCGAACCGGTTGTCCCGGGCCCGGTAGCGCCAGTCGACGAACGTCCCCGGGTCGACGCCGAGGGCCAGCACATGGCCGTTGCGCGTCGTGACCTCCTCGCCCAGCAGGATGAGCAGGTCGTCACCCGCGTGCTCGGCCCAATGGGCGTGCGCGGCCTGGGTGTTGTGCTCCGAACTGTTGATGAAGTCGAGCCCGGCGGCCCGCGCGAGCGCCGCCAGCTCGGCGAGGGTGCGGCGGCCGTCGGAGTACCAGGAGTGGAGGTGGCAGTCGCCCCGGTACCAGGCCCGGCCCCGCCCCTTGGCCCGCTCCGGCGGGTACACGGGCTTCACTTGCGTGGCCGGCCGGCCGTAGGTGAGGGTGATCGTGATCTCGTACGGCAGGCCCTCCGGCGCCACCGTGTACGGGCCCAGCGCGATGTGCCAGGTGCCGGGGCGGACCGGGCCGGGGATGTAGCCCGGGGTCGCCTCGTCCACCCGGATGAAGAACTCCGAGCGGGCGCCGCCCGACCAGCCCCGGAAGCCCTTGCCGCCGAGGTCGGTGCCGCGCTCGTCGAAGACACCGATGTCGAGCGCGTTGCCCGCGGTGCCGACCGGGACGGGCGGTCTTTCGTAGGTGTACGAGACCTTCAACTCCCGTACACCGCCCGGCACTTCGACCGGCAGATACACGAAATCGGGGGATCCGGTCGGCAGGGTGCCCCGGATGGTCTTCGTCTCCTGGTCGCCGTCGACGGCCTCGGCGCCGCTCGTCCCAAAGGTCACGCTCCCCAACGTAAGCGCGGCGGCGGCCGACGTCACGAACAACGCACGCCTTCCCAGTCCGGACCCGTCGCCGTGATGGTCGTCGCACATGCTGCTGCTCCCCAGGTCGTCGTGAGTGACATGGCATGGGTGGTGCAGGGATGGTGCGTCCCACTGTCGTATGCGGTGGTGAACGACGGGGCAAGGGAAGGGAATCGCCAGTTTTCCTTATGGGTTTGCTCGCGGCCTCTCCGCCGATCATGATCTCCTCGCCGCGCCCGCTGCCATGAGGGAGCGGTCTCCCGGAACCAAGGTGTAGTTCGCTACACCTTTTGCTGTGCCGTGCCCCCCAACCGACAGGAGACACCGAACGTGCGGACACCGACCTGCCTGCTGGGCGGAGCCGGCATCGACGACCGGGTGGCCCACGGTCACGACGCGGACCGGTTCGTGGAGATCGGCTCCCTCACCAAGGTGTTCACGGGAACCGTCCTGGCCCGGCTGGCGGCGGAGGGGGCCGTCGGCCTCGACACCCCGCTGGAGGAGTGCGTCGAGGAGGTGCCGAGGGGGACGGGCGTCACCCTGCGGCACCTCGCCGAGCACACCTCGGGTCTGCCCCGCCTGCCCGCCGGACCGACCGGCCCCCCGGACGACCCGTACGTCGACTTCACGGAGACGGCCCTGCGGGAGACGCTGCGCGACCTGGACCGGCTGACGGCCGGCCGGCTGGGGGAGGAGGAGTACTCCAACCTCGGCTACGCCGTGCTCGGGCACGCGCTCACGACCGTCACGGGACGCTCGTACCAGCAACTGGTCGACACCTACGTCCTGTTGCCCCTCGGTGTGGAGGCGGGCGCGGTGACGGCGTCCCCCGCGGCCGGCCAACGCCTCGTACCGCGCGGTCTGTTCGGCCGGCCACGGCCCCTGTGGACGCTGACCGGGCCGATCCTGCCGGCCGGCGGCATGTGGTCCACCTGCCGGACGCTGGCGCACATCCTGGTCGCCCTGCTCATCGAACGCAGACTGGGCGACCCGGCCCCCTCCTGGCAGCGGGGCCCCTCGATCCGGTGGCACAACGGTGCCACCCGCGGCTCGTCCGTCGTGGCCGCCGCGCACGACGACGGACGGTGGATCCTCCTCCACCGTCTCGGCGACCGGGCCCGCACGGACGAGCTCGCGAGACAGACCCTCCTCGCGGCCGTCCCGTCGCCGTCGCCTCCGGCGCGATGACCCCGGGCGGCGCCGGTGGAGCTCGACCGGGAGGCGCGGGCGGGGGCGCGGGCGGGTGGGTGCCGACCGGTCGGTATGGACATCCCTCCCGTGAGCCGCTATGGATGACGCATGCGCATCTCCGTGACGATCTTCCTCACCGACGAGACGATCACTCCGACCCGGCTCGCCCGCGAGCTGGAGCAACGCGGTTTCGCGGGGCTCTACCTCCCCGAGCACACCCACATTCCCGTCGAGCGGACGACGCCGTACCCGGCGGGCGGTGAGCTGCCGCGCGAGTACGGCCGCACCCTCGACCCCTTCGTCGCGCTCGGCCAGGCCGCCGCCGTCACCGAGCGGCTGGGCCTCGGCACCGGCATCACGCTGGTCGCCCAGCACGACCCGATCGACCTCGCGAAGCAGATCGCGACCGTCGACCACCTCTCCGGCGGCCGCCTCACCCTCGGCCTCGGCTACGGCTGGAACGTGGAGGAGGCCGCCGACCACGGGGTCGACTGGCGCACCCGGCGTGAGCTGGTGCGGGACCGGATGGCGCTGATGCGGGCGCTGTGGGCGGAGGAGCCGACGGCGTACGAGGGGGAGTTCGGGAGCGTGCGGGCGAGCGAGGCCCATCCCAAGCCGGTGCAGAAGCCACGGGGGCCGGTGGTCGGGCCGCGCACGCTGATCGGTGGGGCGGCGGGGCCGAAGCTGTTCGCGCACATCGCCGAGTACGCCGACGGGTGGCTGCCGATCGGGGGGCGGGGGCTGGGGGAGGCGCTGCCGGTGCTGCGGGCCGCGTGGGCCGACGCGGGGCGGGATCCGGCGGGGCTCCAGGTGGTGCCGTACGCGGTGTTGCCGAGTGCGGGGAAGCTGGCGTACTACGCGGAGCTGGGGATCGAGGAGGCTGTGCTGCAGTTGCCTGCGGCCGGGGAGGGGGAGGTGCTTCGGTTGTTGGACGAGTACGGGGTGTTTGTGGCAGAGGGCGCCTGATAGCTCGGGGGTGCGGGTTTCGCTGGCGGATGCGGGTCCGGTGGGGCTTCTCGCGCAGTTCCCCGCGCCCCTGAAAACCAGGCCCTGCGGGCCTGAAAGACCAGGCCCTGCGGGCCTGAAGGAGCAGCGGTCGTCGCGGCCGAAAAGCATGGGGCGCAGCCCCTGCTTTTCAGGGGCGCGGGGAACTGCGCGAGAAGCCCCCACCGGACCCGCACCCGCCGACGAAACCCGCACCCCCGAGCTATCAGGCGCCCGGCCCGACCGGCGGAGCCAAGCCGCTCGTATGCTCGACGGATGACGAATTCCGCGCACTCTGGGACCGGCCCGACCGAGAACTCCATGCGGCGCGCGCTGAAACGTGCCAGGGACGGTGTGGCGCTCGATGTGACCGAGGCGGCGGTGCTGCTCCAGGCCCGCGGCGCGGATCTGGAGGATCTGGCCGCTTCGGCGGCGCGGGTACGGGACGCGGGGCTCGAGGCGGCCGGGCGGCCCGGCGTGATCACGTACTCGAAGAGCGTGTTCATCCCGCTCACCCGGCTGTGCCGGGACAAGTGCCACTACTGCACCTTCGTCACCGTGCCGGGCAAGCTGCGCCGGGCCGGGCACGGGATGTTCATGTCGCCGGACGAGGTGCTGGACGTGGCCCGCAAGGGGGCCGCGCTCGGCTGCAAGGAAGCGCTGATCACGCTCGGCGACAAGCCGGAGGACCGCTGGCCCGAGGCACGGGAGTGGCTGGACGCGCACGGGTACGACGACACGATCGCGTACGTCCGGGCGATCTCGATCCGGATCCTGGAGGAGACGGGGCTGCTGCCCCATCTGAATCCGGGCGTGATGTCGTGGACGGACTTCCAGCGGCTCAAGCCGGTGGCCCCCTCCATGGGCATGATGCTGGAGACGACCGCGACGCGGCTGTGGTCCGAGCCGGGCGGCCCGCACCACGGCTCCCCGGACAAGGAGCCGGCCGTCCGTCTGCGCGTCCTTGAGGACGCAGGCCGTTCCTCCGTCCCGTTCACGTCCGGTGTCCTCATCGGGATCGGGGAGACGTACGAGGAGCGCGCGGAGTCGTTGTTCGCGCTCCGGAAGGTCTCCCGGTCGTACCACGGCATCCAGGAACTGATCATCCAGAACTTCCGCGCCAAGCCGGACACCGCGATGCGCGGTATGCCG
Encoded proteins:
- a CDS encoding nitroreductase family deazaflavin-dependent oxidoreductase, coding for MSRNADPADHPGRPGRSGRPGLKQRVVTAFQRHVANPVLRRVPLQTVLETTGRTSGLPRRTPIGGRRIGNTFWLVSEYGDKSHYIRNIKADPSVRVRIRGRWHEGTAHLLPDDDPITRLRTLPRMNSAAVRVLGAELLTVRVDLRD
- a CDS encoding endonuclease/exonuclease/phosphatase family protein codes for the protein MTWNLWWRFGPWQERQKAILAVLRELRPDVVGLQEVWEHDGENGDRENLAAWLAGELGMHWAWGAYGDPEAWQRRIGDTSVGIGNAVLSRWPVLAEAAIGLPTGEGDSGRGALHALLDAPGAPVPFFTVHLSSATDASAVRCRQVTTLVEFVARHRGGGGFPPVITGDLNAWPDSDEVRLLGGYKTAPALPGQCFFDVWEYAEAGAPSATWDRANPYVAGTFGPSVRVDYIHVGPPGPGGMGHARGVRRAGDGPVDGVWPSDHAAVIADLADGTTLDAAAGAA
- a CDS encoding SAM-dependent methyltransferase — encoded protein: MTDHATTPDAAAATAAKEKVDTSVPASARIWNYWLGGKDNYPVDEAAGDAYAGAYPGIVTIARSSRAYLRRSIRHLVEVEGVRQFLDVGTGLPTADNTHQVAQRSAPEARIVYVDNDPMVLAHARALLYSSPEGATAYVDASLYDPEGILEAAAKTLDLSRPTALILSGILGHVGDYDQARDIVRRLLAGLPSGSYLNINEGSRGTDPDYERAQDAYNETGAVPYFLRPIDQIAAFFEGLEMVAPGVVSVPLWHPDDTTQGEPKPIGQHGGLGRKP
- a CDS encoding CehA/McbA family metallohydrolase; translation: MCDDHHGDGSGLGRRALFVTSAAAALTLGSVTFGTSGAEAVDGDQETKTIRGTLPTGSPDFVYLPVEVPGGVRELKVSYTYERPPVPVGTAGNALDIGVFDERGTDLGGKGFRGWSGGARSEFFIRVDEATPGYIPGPVRPGTWHIALGPYTVAPEGLPYEITITLTYGRPATQVKPVYPPERAKGRGRAWYRGDCHLHSWYSDGRRTLAELAALARAAGLDFINSSEHNTQAAHAHWAEHAGDDLLILLGEEVTTRNGHVLALGVDPGTFVDWRYRARDNRFGKYARQIRRAGGLVVPAHPHATCIGCNWKFGFGEADAVEVWNGAYSPEDEVALADWDGMLVAAVREGRQDWIPAMGNSDAHRDPDPVGRPQTVVLADDLTREAIQEGLRAGRSYVAESKDISVTFTASGARGEHAGIGERLKVDPDTPVTVRLEATGSAGCTIRFVTDQGVLFTSAEIPASGTGSAQWRTTASYAAYVRAEVRRPAVVPGFPGPLAAFTNPIFLGRR
- a CDS encoding serine hydrolase domain-containing protein, which gives rise to MRTPTCLLGGAGIDDRVAHGHDADRFVEIGSLTKVFTGTVLARLAAEGAVGLDTPLEECVEEVPRGTGVTLRHLAEHTSGLPRLPAGPTGPPDDPYVDFTETALRETLRDLDRLTAGRLGEEEYSNLGYAVLGHALTTVTGRSYQQLVDTYVLLPLGVEAGAVTASPAAGQRLVPRGLFGRPRPLWTLTGPILPAGGMWSTCRTLAHILVALLIERRLGDPAPSWQRGPSIRWHNGATRGSSVVAAAHDDGRWILLHRLGDRARTDELARQTLLAAVPSPSPPAR
- a CDS encoding LLM class F420-dependent oxidoreductase; its protein translation is MRISVTIFLTDETITPTRLARELEQRGFAGLYLPEHTHIPVERTTPYPAGGELPREYGRTLDPFVALGQAAAVTERLGLGTGITLVAQHDPIDLAKQIATVDHLSGGRLTLGLGYGWNVEEAADHGVDWRTRRELVRDRMALMRALWAEEPTAYEGEFGSVRASEAHPKPVQKPRGPVVGPRTLIGGAAGPKLFAHIAEYADGWLPIGGRGLGEALPVLRAAWADAGRDPAGLQVVPYAVLPSAGKLAYYAELGIEEAVLQLPAAGEGEVLRLLDEYGVFVAEGA